GCTATGGTCGCGTCCCTGGTGATGGAAATCTTCGGCACCGGCACACTTTATCTCTACACGGCGGTGGTGCATGGCCTGTTCGCGGTGACGGCCATCAGCTTCAGCATGAGCCGCGCCGCAGTCCCGGTCGAAGAAAAACGCGGCTTCCGTCAGGTGCCCACCACCTCGCCCGAAGCCTATGCCATCGACCCCCGCGGCGAGGACGAGCGGCCTTAGCGGCTGAGAAGCTCGTCATAAAGGGTGAGATGCTTGTCGATCACGCTGTCGAGCGAGAACTCGGCCTCGGCCCGCGCCCGCCCGCGTGCGCCCATGCGAATCCGCAAGTCGCGGTCAAGGATCAGGGTCTCAAGCGCATCGGCGAGCGCCACTGCATCACGCACCGGCACCAGCAACCCGTTGTCGCCATGGGTCACAACGTCACGGCAGCCGGGCACGTCGGTGGTGACGATGGGGTGGCCGCTCGCAGCCGCATCAATCAGGGATTTCGGCAGCCCCTCGCGGTAGGACGGCAGACAGACGACGTGAGCCTGGGCGAGCACCGCAGGCATGTCGGTTTGATAGCCCCACCATTCGAGATCGCCGGACTGTTGCCAGTCCTGAAGTTGCGCTTCGGCCACAGCGGTCGGATTGCCGAAATCGCTCTCGCCGACCAGCACCATGCGGAGGGAGGGATGGCGTGCCTTCAGAATATGGGCTGCCGCTGCGAACTCATTGACACCTTTGTCGCGCAGCAGGCGGGCGGGCAGAATGATGGTGACAGGCCCCTCGGGCTCGGGGCGCGGAGTGAACAGGTCGAGATCGGTGCCAGAGCCCTTGATGAAAAAGGCGTCATGGGGGCGGACGATCCCGGCCTTGCGGAACACAGCGTAGTCATCCTGGTTCTGGAAAATCACCCGCTGGTTGTGATGGCGCAGAATAGACCGATAGGCTTGCGACACAAGCCCGCGCCGGAGTGCCGCCTTGGCACCATTCGCGGTGAAGACAAAGCCGAGCCCCGAAATGGCATTGACCACCGCCGGAACCCCAGCTAGCCGGGCGGCGAGGGTGCCATATAAGACCGGTTTGATCGTTACATGATGGACAATATCGGGCCGCACGGTCTCATAAAGCGATTTTAAACTTTGGATGGTTTTAAGCTCGCCGCGCGGCGACATGGCGCTTCGCGTCAACGGAATGGTATGAACGGATAGCCCGGTTGCCTTGAGGATCGGCGTATCCGGCCCGTCGGCTACCGCGACATGCACATCATATCCCGCCTGCGCCGCCGCCATGGCAATCGGTAGCCGGTGGGACAGAAAGAATTGGGTCCGATTGATGACAAAAACCAGCCGTTTTTTCTTGTCAGGGCTCATTATAGACTGCTTCAGGAGGCCGATACGGCAATGGCGGCTGGGAGGGAGGTTTCGTCTTCCACCTGTCGTTCGAGCCAAGCCTGAAACATCAGGATGGTCCACAGATGATAGGACCAGTTGCGAGTGCCGCTCAGATGCTCCTGCCATTTCTGGCGGATCGGGGCTGCTTCGAAATAGCCGCCGTCGGTGAGTTTCCGGGCACTCAGCAGGTCTTCGCACCAGTCGCGCAAAGGTCCACGGAGCCATTGATCGATGGGCACGCCGAAGCCCATCTTGGGCCGTTCGATCAGGTCGCGCGGCACATAGTTATAAAGCACATTTCGGAGCACGGCCTTGCCCTTGCCGTCGCGGATCTTGGCCGCGAGGGGAATGCGCCAGGCATGTTCAATGACCCGGTGATCGAGGAACGGCACACGGCTTTCAAGGCTGACGGCCATGCTGGCGCGATCGACCTTGACCAGAATGTCATCAGCCAGATAGGCAAGTTGATCGTTCAGCATCATGCGCGCGGTGAAATCGGGCAGGAGCGACGGATCAAGCTGCGATAGCCCAAGGGCGCGATCATAATCCGCGCCTTTGACAACGGCGGCGTCAAGTGACCACTGGGAAATCAGGCCGTCATACATGACGTCCGGGCTGTCGGTGCGAATGACCCGGGCAAGCTTGTGGAGTTTGTCGCCAAGGGCCGGCGGCCGGAGCCTTTGAGGGACGATGCGGCCAAGACTGTCCCAGGTCGCAGGCGTGAGGCTTTCGAGGAGAGATGCGATCCCCTTGCGGCCGCCATGCGGCACCCGGTCAAGTTTGTCCCAGATCCTGCGGCCCTGAAAATAACGGTTATAGCCACAGAACAATTCATCTCCGGCATCCCCCGAAAGCGATACGGTTACATGTTTCCGGGCGAGAGCGGATACCAGATAGGTCGGGATCTGGGACGAGTCCGCGAACGGCTCATCATACATGTGGGGCAAGCGCGGGATGACGTCGAGAGCTTCCTCAGGCGTTACATAAAGCTCGGTATGGTCGGTGCCGAGATGGCGGGCCACGGCTTTGGCATGGACGGCTTCATTATAGCCTTCTTCGTTGAAGCCAATGGTGAAAGTCTGCACCGGACGGCGCGACTGTGCCTGCATGAGGGCCACAACGGTCGAGGAATCGATGCCGCCCGAGAGGAAGGCTCCGAGTGGCACGTCGGCCTCCATCCGCAGGGCGACGGCATCTTTGAGG
The sequence above is drawn from the Govania unica genome and encodes:
- a CDS encoding glycosyltransferase family 4 protein encodes the protein MSPDKKKRLVFVINRTQFFLSHRLPIAMAAAQAGYDVHVAVADGPDTPILKATGLSVHTIPLTRSAMSPRGELKTIQSLKSLYETVRPDIVHHVTIKPVLYGTLAARLAGVPAVVNAISGLGFVFTANGAKAALRRGLVSQAYRSILRHHNQRVIFQNQDDYAVFRKAGIVRPHDAFFIKGSGTDLDLFTPRPEPEGPVTIILPARLLRDKGVNEFAAAAHILKARHPSLRMVLVGESDFGNPTAVAEAQLQDWQQSGDLEWWGYQTDMPAVLAQAHVVCLPSYREGLPKSLIDAAASGHPIVTTDVPGCRDVVTHGDNGLLVPVRDAVALADALETLILDRDLRIRMGARGRARAEAEFSLDSVIDKHLTLYDELLSR
- the asnB gene encoding asparagine synthase (glutamine-hydrolyzing), with translation MCGFTGFIERASRSYPLATTGERMALAILHRGPDDAGVWTDAEAGICLAHRRLSILDLSPHGHQPMASTCGRYVIVFNGEIYNHHQIRRDLEQQHGPQSWRGHSDTEVMLAAIAHWGLQKALEAFNGMFAFALWDRQDRVLHLARDRAGEKPLYYGWAGSAFLFGSELKALRAHPAWNAPVDRTALALYLKYNYVPAPLSIHQGIFKLKPGCYLSLPLDSAPGQLPEAQEYWSAIAAAQYGLANPFEASDAELAAELETLLKDAVALRMEADVPLGAFLSGGIDSSTVVALMQAQSRRPVQTFTIGFNEEGYNEAVHAKAVARHLGTDHTELYVTPEEALDVIPRLPHMYDEPFADSSQIPTYLVSALARKHVTVSLSGDAGDELFCGYNRYFQGRRIWDKLDRVPHGGRKGIASLLESLTPATWDSLGRIVPQRLRPPALGDKLHKLARVIRTDSPDVMYDGLISQWSLDAAVVKGADYDRALGLSQLDPSLLPDFTARMMLNDQLAYLADDILVKVDRASMAVSLESRVPFLDHRVIEHAWRIPLAAKIRDGKGKAVLRNVLYNYVPRDLIERPKMGFGVPIDQWLRGPLRDWCEDLLSARKLTDGGYFEAAPIRQKWQEHLSGTRNWSYHLWTILMFQAWLERQVEDETSLPAAIAVSAS